GACGGGGGCGCGGAAGGCGAACACTACCAGACCGCCGTCCTTGTCGCAGATGGGCAGGTCGACCTTGCCGTCGCGGGGACGGTCGTCGACGATGTTGGCTGCGATCATCATCAGGTGGTCGGCGTATGCAGGCGGCTGCGTCTGCCAGTCCGGGTTTGCGTACAGGGCGACGGCCTCGCAGACGACCAGGGAGTGCGGTCCGTCGCCGTGGTTCTCGACCGCCAGCAGGAAGTCCTCGAAAAGGCCGGCGGTGATGATCGTGCCGTCGGGAGCCTCCCCGGCCACGACGGTGCCGACGTCCAGCCCGTCCAGGTCCGCGATGATCGCCCGGGCCGGGCCCGCGCACAGGCAGACGGCGCCGAGCGCTACGATCAACACGAATATCACGTTCTCGATCTTCATGCTTCCTTCCTCCTGGTTGTTCAGGTCGTTCGTGCGGAAGCAATCGCCGCAGAGCAGGTTTCGTGCGCGGGCCCGGCCGGGGGCACGGGGCGGTCGCGATGGGGCATCACGGGCAACGACGGGCAACATCCGAGAACCGCGGTCCGGCGATCATGCATCCCCCGTCATGCGCCGCGCCCCGGTCGAGCGTGCATTATCCGCATCGGGGGTGATGGATTTTGCCACGTCGAATCACCTTGCCCGTCGCGCGGCGGGAAGGCATCCTGGGGCGCAACCCGTCGACTGCTCCCTGCGTCAAGACAGGGGCGGCGGACACGGACTCAGCGCGGGGAGACGGCATGGCTTCGGGTACGAGCTGGCTGAAGGGCTGCGGCATCGGTTGCGGGTTGATGGTTATCCTGGCCATCGTGGGCACCATCGGCGGGGGCGTGGCCCTCATGAGGCCCTTCAAGGAGGCCATCCATTCGCGCGAGATCCTCGAGGAGACGTTCGGGACCCAGGAGGACTACCGCCCGCCGCCGGACGGCATCGTGCCGATCGATCGCCTCGAGATCTTCATCGCGGTGCGCGCCGACCTCATGGAGCACTGCGAGGGGTTCGACGAGACCTTCGCCCAGTTCCGGCGCATGGAGGAGCTGGACGAGCAGGAGACGTCCGGCGGCAAGAAGTTCCGGGAGGTCGTCAAGACGGTCGGCAAGGCGTTCGGGCTGGCCGGCAAGCTCGGCAAGCTCGCCGTCGCCCGCAACGAGGTCCTCGCCGCGCACGGCATGGGCCTCGGCGAGTACTCCTACATCTATGCCCTGACCTACTACGCCTGGCTGGACGTGAAGGTGGCGGACCCGGACGGCTGTAACGTGGAGATGGACGACTCCAGCCCCCGCGTACGCCAGGCGCTGCGCGGGATGCTGCGCCATCAGCTCGAGGATCTCGAGGCAGCGGACCGTCCGGATCGCGAGGTCCTGAGGGGGGAGCTGGAGGCGGAGCTGCTGCGGCTGGGCGACGACCACGACCTCTATCCCTGGCAGCGGGCGGTGCCGGAGCGCATCGCCGCGTCGCTGGCGCCCTGCCGCGGCCGTCTCGAGGCGGTGTTCTGCCGCGAGACGGCTCCCTTCGAGCTGTCGGTGCATCGCCAGGGCCAGGGCGGACTGTCTATCCGCTCCGACTGATGAGCTTGCGCGCATCCGACAGGTATCCAGGCCGGCCACGACATCTATCGCAAATCACAGGTGGATCGTTGCGACGCGGTGCCCGTCCGGCTGCCGCACGTCGGGACGCGACGTAAGCAGGCGAGTTCCAGAGCGATTCCAGATCGTCGCCGCGCACATCTCCCAGATCGTGCCTGCTGTCGTAGATCCAGCAACAGGGAGCGCTTCTGCCGTCCCAGTTTATCACCATCGACTCCCACAGATCGTCGCAACAACCTTTGTTGTGCGGACCCTCCGTATAGTCGTTCATCAGCGGGTTTACCGGTAGCCACGCCCTCCTCGATTCGATGTCGTGGGCGTTCAATGCCAGGGTGCCCACCGTGAAAGCGTCCACGCCATGCTCCGCGGCCAATCTCTTGACGTCCCGAATCTCGTGTTCGTTGTGACGGCTGACCAGCATGCGGATCGTGACGTGCGGCGCGTTCGTTGCTGCTCGCGCTCGCGCCGCCAGGAGGCGGTCCGTGCTGGCAACGACATCCGCCAACCTGCAGCCGCGGCGGTAGGCCCTGTATGTCTCCTCGCTTGCGCCGTCGACGGCGATCACGATCGCGTCGAGACCGGAGGCGACGAGTGCTTCGGCCCGGCCGCGATCGCAGCCGCCGAAAGCAGAGCTGAACCGCGTGAACAGGTTTCGTTCGCTGGCGTAGCGGATCATCGCGGGCAGGCCATGGTGCAGCATAGGCTCCCCCCATCCGAACAGATCCAGGATCAGGGAGTAAGGTGCGATCTGGTCGATCAGGGAGCGATACAGGCTCAAGTCCATGAAACCGCGCCGGCGATTCACGACACCGATTCCCGTGGGACAGAGGGGGCAGGACATCCGACAGACGTTCGTCGGGTCCACTTTATAGCGGTACGGCATGCCCCGCATCCTGTCCACGCGGAGGCGCTTCTGCGCCTTGACGGCG
Above is a window of bacterium DNA encoding:
- a CDS encoding SPASM domain-containing protein produces the protein MPRHEWVKFIRRSIVRGAHATYGAVAVRRAMWRHATPLKLANLIAVKAQKRLRVDRMRGMPYRYKVDPTNVCRMSCPLCPTGIGVVNRRRGFMDLSLYRSLIDQIAPYSLILDLFGWGEPMLHHGLPAMIRYASERNLFTRFSSAFGGCDRGRAEALVASGLDAIVIAVDGASEETYRAYRRGCRLADVVASTDRLLAARARAATNAPHVTIRMLVSRHNEHEIRDVKRLAAEHGVDAFTVGTLALNAHDIESRRAWLPVNPLMNDYTEGPHNKGCCDDLWESMVINWDGRSAPCCWIYDSRHDLGDVRGDDLESLWNSPAYVASRRAAAGRAPRRNDPPVICDRCRGRPGYLSDARKLISRSG